In Paenibacillus kyungheensis, the following are encoded in one genomic region:
- a CDS encoding PolC-type DNA polymerase III: MSVSGEKRTRFELLMNQAQVPAGLMEPHFADGMIDRVEISRSNKEWKIVIAKETLVAAPTYRAFCLHIQEKMGHIAKIRFLFQYDEAVDVVQIVEEYWNMFLEWVQREIPSVNGWMTRAKYMVDDHTVTVTMSDNMSLELAKKKQIDQAIIRFYQDYFNLTLRIKLQVGENTTEAVEEFHVQRRKEELEEIEKLMTSMESEFEEDTDADGEPVRLQVGYEIKEQPTPLQDIQDEEKKITIQGTIFGLESKELRNGSTLFTYFLTDFSDSLQMKMFAKNKEDLKIMNLLANGKWVKARGRVEYDRFMTIPELVMIPSDLSEVKAPAGRKDDADEKRVEFHLHTTMSSMDGITPIDQYVKTAAAWGHSAIAVTDHGGVQCYPEAYKAAKKHGIKIMYGLEANVVNDAVAIVLNPQPIDLKTATYIVFDIETTGLSVTQNKIIEIAAIKMVDGKELDRYATFVDPHERIPYNIQQLTNITDDMVRGAPEIDQVIREFVEFAGDGILVAHNARFDIGFIQATLKNHDLPEMENPVLDTLELARLLYPTLKNHRLNTLAAKYKVSLESHHRAIDDTIALGGILFGLLSDADKERRLTRLDRLNEFVGQDLSNVRPFHCGIYALNEIGKKNLFKLVTLSHTQYFKRVARIPKSVLTEYREGLIVLSGCEKGEFFEAVLNKSVEEAEEIAQFYDVLEIQPLTMYMHLVDKGLVASPRELEIAVNKIYDIGAKLEKPVVATGNVHYLEPRQKLFRDITINGITGFSPLKDQRKPDAHLRTTNEMLEEFSFMGESKAKEVVITNTQALAERFEAFELFPDKLFTPILDGADEEIRNTCYDTAKSIYGEDLPDVVVKRLEKELEPIIKFGFSANYLISEKLVKKSNQDGYLVGSRGSVGSSVVATFLGISEVNPLPAHYICTNPECRHSEWFLDGSIPSGFDLPDKDCPDCNGKLKGEGQDIPFETFLGFKGDKVPDIDLNFSGDYQPKAHNYTKELFGEKNVFRAGTIGTVAEKTAFGFAKKYEELHQKKWRNAELSRLASGCTGVKRSTGQHPGGIVVVPDYMDVEDITPVQFPADDVTAEWKTTHFDYHAFEANLLKLDILGHDDPTMMRMLQDLTGVDPTQIPMNDPKVMSMFNSTEALGITAEQLRSPVATYGVPEMGTKFVRQMLIESLPSSFADLLQISGLSHGTGVWLGNAQDLIKNNTCNIKTVIGCRDDIMLFLIYKAGMDASLAFKITESVRKGKGLSQEWIDEMKKCKVPQWYIDSCLKIQYMFPKAHAAAYVISAVRTAYFKLYYPIQYYATYFTVRIEDFDPDLCCQGYEAIYRKIVEIEQMGFQAPTKEKNMIPMLEMALEMTARGFKFQPVDLYRSEATTFTVDEDSLIPPFSAVPGIGDNAARNIAASRQHGEYLSIEDFQQKSKASKTIVELMTQMGCFRGLPESNQLSLF, encoded by the coding sequence ATGAGCGTTAGTGGAGAGAAAAGAACACGATTCGAGCTGTTAATGAATCAGGCACAAGTACCTGCTGGATTAATGGAGCCTCATTTTGCAGATGGGATGATTGATCGTGTAGAGATTAGTCGTAGTAACAAAGAATGGAAAATCGTGATTGCTAAAGAAACATTAGTCGCAGCACCTACCTATCGTGCATTTTGCTTGCATATTCAGGAGAAAATGGGACATATCGCGAAAATCCGTTTTCTTTTTCAATACGATGAAGCTGTAGATGTTGTACAGATTGTAGAAGAATATTGGAATATGTTTTTGGAATGGGTACAACGCGAAATTCCTTCGGTCAACGGTTGGATGACACGTGCTAAATATATGGTAGATGATCATACCGTCACAGTGACGATGAGCGATAATATGTCATTGGAACTGGCTAAAAAGAAACAAATCGATCAAGCGATTATCCGTTTTTATCAAGATTATTTTAATCTGACTTTGCGGATCAAGCTTCAAGTCGGGGAGAATACAACAGAAGCGGTAGAAGAATTCCATGTACAACGTCGCAAAGAAGAACTGGAAGAAATCGAGAAATTGATGACCAGTATGGAATCTGAATTTGAAGAAGATACCGATGCAGATGGAGAACCTGTTCGCTTGCAAGTCGGTTATGAGATCAAAGAGCAACCGACACCGCTACAAGATATTCAAGACGAAGAAAAGAAAATTACGATTCAAGGAACAATTTTTGGACTCGAAAGCAAAGAGCTTCGTAACGGTAGTACATTATTCACGTATTTCTTAACTGATTTTAGTGACTCATTACAAATGAAAATGTTCGCCAAAAATAAAGAAGATCTCAAAATTATGAATCTACTGGCTAATGGTAAATGGGTGAAAGCTCGTGGTAGAGTGGAATATGATCGCTTTATGACGATACCGGAACTTGTTATGATTCCGTCTGATCTTAGTGAAGTCAAAGCACCGGCTGGACGCAAAGATGATGCAGATGAAAAACGCGTTGAATTCCATTTGCATACGACAATGAGTTCGATGGATGGAATTACACCGATCGATCAATATGTGAAAACAGCGGCAGCATGGGGACACTCAGCGATTGCTGTAACCGATCATGGCGGAGTGCAATGTTATCCAGAAGCTTATAAAGCAGCTAAAAAGCATGGTATCAAAATCATGTATGGACTTGAAGCGAATGTAGTGAACGATGCTGTAGCGATTGTACTCAATCCTCAACCGATTGATCTGAAAACAGCTACGTATATCGTTTTTGATATAGAGACCACAGGTTTATCTGTAACACAGAACAAAATTATAGAAATTGCAGCGATCAAAATGGTAGATGGCAAAGAGTTAGATCGTTATGCTACTTTTGTCGATCCGCATGAACGTATTCCTTATAATATTCAACAATTGACGAATATTACAGACGATATGGTTCGCGGAGCGCCAGAGATTGATCAAGTCATTCGTGAATTTGTAGAATTTGCTGGCGATGGTATTCTCGTCGCTCATAATGCGCGTTTTGATATAGGATTTATTCAAGCAACACTCAAAAATCATGATTTACCTGAAATGGAAAATCCGGTACTCGATACACTTGAACTTGCACGTTTACTTTATCCAACATTGAAAAATCATCGTCTGAATACATTAGCAGCCAAATATAAAGTTTCGCTGGAAAGTCATCACCGGGCGATCGATGATACGATAGCGCTTGGAGGCATCTTATTCGGCTTATTAAGTGATGCGGATAAAGAGCGTCGCTTAACTCGTTTGGATCGGTTAAATGAATTTGTAGGACAGGATCTATCCAATGTACGTCCTTTCCATTGTGGCATTTATGCATTAAATGAGATTGGTAAAAAGAATCTATTCAAATTAGTCACTTTATCGCATACTCAGTATTTCAAACGGGTAGCTCGTATTCCTAAGTCAGTGTTGACTGAATATAGAGAAGGATTAATCGTACTGTCTGGTTGTGAAAAGGGAGAGTTTTTCGAAGCTGTTTTGAACAAATCAGTTGAAGAAGCAGAAGAAATCGCTCAATTTTATGATGTACTAGAAATCCAACCGTTAACGATGTATATGCATCTTGTAGACAAAGGATTGGTTGCAAGTCCTCGTGAGTTAGAGATTGCAGTAAATAAGATTTATGATATTGGAGCTAAATTAGAAAAGCCTGTAGTGGCTACAGGAAATGTTCATTATTTAGAACCAAGACAGAAATTGTTCCGCGATATTACGATTAACGGGATTACAGGCTTTAGCCCGCTTAAAGATCAACGTAAACCGGATGCTCATTTACGCACTACCAATGAAATGCTAGAAGAATTTAGCTTTATGGGTGAAAGCAAAGCAAAAGAAGTTGTTATCACCAATACGCAAGCATTAGCAGAACGTTTTGAAGCATTTGAACTGTTCCCGGATAAATTATTTACACCGATTTTAGATGGAGCAGATGAAGAAATTCGGAATACTTGTTATGATACAGCGAAATCTATTTATGGTGAAGATCTGCCAGATGTAGTAGTAAAACGTCTTGAAAAAGAATTAGAGCCTATTATCAAGTTTGGATTTTCTGCCAACTATTTGATTTCAGAAAAATTGGTTAAAAAGTCAAATCAAGATGGTTATCTAGTAGGTTCAAGGGGTTCAGTGGGTTCTTCAGTAGTAGCAACATTTCTGGGGATCTCTGAAGTAAATCCATTGCCTGCTCATTATATCTGTACTAATCCAGAGTGTAGACATAGTGAATGGTTTTTAGATGGTAGTATTCCTAGTGGATTTGATTTACCGGATAAAGACTGCCCTGATTGCAATGGTAAGCTTAAAGGAGAAGGTCAAGATATTCCATTTGAAACGTTCTTAGGATTTAAAGGGGATAAAGTTCCCGATATCGATTTGAACTTCTCTGGAGATTATCAACCGAAAGCTCATAATTATACCAAAGAATTATTTGGCGAAAAAAATGTATTCCGCGCAGGTACGATTGGTACTGTAGCCGAGAAAACAGCGTTTGGATTTGCCAAAAAGTATGAAGAGTTACATCAGAAAAAATGGCGTAATGCTGAACTCAGTCGTCTTGCGTCTGGATGTACAGGCGTTAAGCGGAGTACAGGACAGCATCCCGGCGGTATCGTTGTTGTACCGGATTATATGGATGTCGAAGATATTACACCAGTTCAATTTCCAGCGGATGATGTGACAGCAGAATGGAAAACCACTCATTTTGATTATCATGCATTTGAAGCGAACTTGCTCAAGCTTGATATACTGGGACATGATGATCCGACGATGATGCGGATGTTGCAGGATTTGACTGGTGTCGATCCAACTCAAATTCCAATGAATGATCCTAAAGTCATGAGTATGTTCAACTCAACAGAAGCATTAGGAATTACAGCAGAACAATTACGTAGCCCTGTAGCGACTTATGGGGTGCCAGAAATGGGTACCAAATTTGTACGTCAGATGTTGATTGAATCTTTACCATCTTCATTTGCCGATTTGTTACAGATATCCGGTCTGTCTCATGGAACAGGGGTATGGCTAGGCAATGCGCAAGATTTGATCAAAAATAATACATGTAATATCAAAACGGTTATTGGTTGTCGTGATGATATTATGTTGTTCTTAATTTACAAAGCAGGTATGGATGCCAGTCTTGCTTTTAAAATTACGGAGAGTGTACGTAAAGGTAAAGGGTTATCACAAGAGTGGATCGATGAGATGAAGAAATGCAAAGTACCACAATGGTATATTGATTCTTGTCTTAAAATCCAATACATGTTCCCGAAAGCCCATGCGGCTGCATACGTTATTTCAGCAGTGCGGACGGCTTACTTCAAACTGTATTATCCGATCCAATATTATGCGACCTATTTTACAGTGCGGATTGAAGACTTTGATCCTGATCTATGTTGTCAGGGATATGAAGCGATCTATCGCAAAATTGTAGAGATCGAGCAAATGGGATTCCAAGCACCAACCAAAGAAAAAAATATGATTCCGATGCTAGAGATGGCACTGGAAATGACAGCCCGTGGATTCAAATTCCAACCGGTTGATCTGTATCGCTCAGAAGCGACAACATTTACAGTGGATGAAGATAGCTTGATTCCTCCATTTTCCGCAGTACCGGGTATTGGTGATAATGCAGCACGTAATATTGCAGCTTCACGCCAACATGGAGAATATTTATCGATAGAAGATTTCCAACAGAAGTCCAAAGCAAGTAAAACGATTGTAGAATTGATGACTCAAATGGGTTGCTTCCGTGGCTTGCCAGAAAGTAATCAGTTGTCGCTGTTTTAA
- the rimP gene encoding ribosome maturation factor RimP, protein MSTPKIKTTVEEMVQPFLSEHGFELVDVEYVKEGNNWFLRVFVDKDGGIDIEDCSRVSEYLSEQLDGNDPISGAYFLEVSSPGAERPLKKSEDVAKAVGKDVFVTTYAPLDGQKEFEGRLLSFENEELLIEAGKKTHTIPYEKVASARLAIIF, encoded by the coding sequence TTGAGCACACCGAAGATTAAAACGACCGTAGAAGAAATGGTACAGCCATTTTTGAGTGAGCATGGCTTCGAGTTGGTCGATGTGGAATATGTAAAAGAGGGTAACAACTGGTTTTTGCGAGTGTTCGTGGATAAGGACGGCGGTATTGATATCGAAGATTGCAGTCGGGTTAGCGAATATCTAAGTGAACAATTGGATGGTAATGATCCGATCTCTGGAGCTTATTTTCTAGAAGTATCTTCTCCAGGTGCAGAGCGTCCACTTAAAAAGAGTGAAGATGTTGCAAAAGCAGTTGGCAAAGATGTTTTTGTAACGACGTATGCACCTTTAGACGGACAGAAGGAATTTGAAGGACGATTGCTTTCATTCGAGAATGAAGAATTGCTGATCGAAGCGGGCAAAAAAACGCACACTATTCCATATGAAAAAGTAGCCAGCGCAAGACTGGCAATCATTTTTTAA
- the nusA gene encoding transcription termination factor NusA: MSMEFIEAMNELERDRGISKDILFEAIEAALISSYKRNFNAAQNVRVDMNRNTGVIKVFARKNVVEEVMDVRTEISVVSAREINPNFQLDDVAEIEVTPRDFGRIAAQTAKQVVTQRIREAERGLIYNAFIDKEEDIVTGIVQRQDARNIYVDLGKIEAVLPLTELMPNEKFTMNERIKAYITKVENTTKGPQIILSRTHPGLLKRLFELEVPEIFDGVVEIRSVAREAGFRSKIAVFSRNEEVDPVGSCVGPRGIRVQMIVGELRGEKIDIVRYSESVEEYVANALSPSKVLEVQVFEDEKMARVIVPDYQLSLAIGIKGQNARLAAKLTGWKIDIKSETQAEEEYGRPKEAGEEMHQDSISVD, encoded by the coding sequence ATGAGTATGGAGTTTATTGAAGCAATGAATGAATTGGAAAGAGACAGAGGGATTAGCAAAGACATCCTGTTTGAAGCGATCGAGGCAGCCCTAATTTCCAGTTATAAGCGTAATTTTAATGCGGCACAAAATGTACGTGTTGATATGAACCGTAATACAGGAGTTATCAAAGTATTTGCACGTAAAAATGTAGTGGAAGAAGTCATGGATGTACGTACAGAAATTTCTGTCGTATCTGCACGTGAGATTAACCCGAATTTTCAGTTAGATGATGTAGCTGAGATCGAAGTGACTCCACGTGACTTTGGACGTATTGCTGCACAAACAGCGAAGCAAGTCGTAACTCAACGTATTCGTGAAGCTGAGCGCGGTCTGATCTACAATGCATTTATCGACAAAGAAGAAGATATTGTAACAGGTATCGTTCAACGTCAAGATGCGCGTAACATCTATGTAGATTTAGGCAAAATTGAAGCTGTACTTCCTTTAACTGAATTGATGCCTAACGAGAAATTCACCATGAATGAACGTATTAAGGCATACATCACTAAAGTTGAAAATACAACTAAAGGTCCTCAAATTATTTTATCACGTACACATCCAGGATTACTTAAACGTTTGTTCGAACTTGAAGTGCCTGAGATTTTTGATGGCGTAGTTGAAATTCGTTCTGTAGCACGTGAAGCAGGCTTCCGTTCTAAAATTGCTGTATTCTCACGCAATGAAGAAGTGGATCCAGTTGGTTCATGTGTAGGTCCTCGTGGTATACGTGTACAGATGATCGTTGGCGAACTTCGCGGTGAAAAAATCGATATCGTTCGCTATTCTGAAAGTGTTGAAGAGTATGTTGCTAATGCTCTAAGTCCATCCAAAGTGCTTGAAGTTCAAGTATTTGAAGATGAGAAGATGGCACGTGTAATCGTTCCTGATTATCAACTATCTCTAGCAATTGGTATCAAAGGGCAAAATGCTCGTCTTGCTGCCAAATTGACAGGATGGAAGATTGATATTAAGAGCGAGACGCAAGCAGAAGAAGAGTACGGTCGTCCTAAAGAAGCCGGCGAAGAAATGCATCAAGATTCAATATCGGTTGACTAA
- the rnpM gene encoding RNase P modulator RnpM, with translation MKTKKVPLRKCVACQQMMPKKSLVRIVRTPDDQVEMDLTGKKSGRGAYICGNMACFRLAQKSRAFDRALKAPVSAEIYEQLANEFSNVENDFCTVQERGANE, from the coding sequence ATAAAAACCAAAAAAGTGCCGCTGCGCAAATGTGTAGCTTGCCAGCAGATGATGCCGAAAAAAAGTCTAGTGCGTATTGTACGTACGCCAGACGATCAGGTAGAAATGGATTTGACCGGTAAAAAATCGGGACGTGGTGCGTATATTTGTGGCAACATGGCCTGTTTTCGTTTGGCACAAAAGAGTCGTGCGTTTGATCGTGCACTCAAAGCGCCTGTTAGTGCGGAAATATATGAGCAACTTGCCAACGAATTTAGCAACGTAGAAAACGATTTTTGTACAGTACAGGAAAGAGGCGCTAATGAATAA
- a CDS encoding L7Ae/L30e/S12e/Gadd45 family ribosomal protein — MNNELSLLGLAMRAGKVLSGDELVLKAIRSREATLVVLAGDASDNTQKKFRDKCGSYTIPLLIGYDRDQLGSSIGKDGRVVLALTDKGFAELFRKRMGNSSEVEYIEHTGAEG, encoded by the coding sequence ATGAATAACGAACTATCCCTACTCGGGCTTGCGATGCGAGCCGGCAAAGTGTTATCGGGAGACGAATTGGTTCTCAAAGCTATTCGTTCTCGCGAAGCCACCCTTGTCGTATTAGCTGGAGATGCTTCAGATAATACACAAAAAAAATTCCGTGATAAATGCGGAAGTTACACTATTCCGCTTCTTATTGGGTATGATCGTGATCAGCTCGGCTCAAGCATAGGTAAAGATGGGCGAGTCGTGTTGGCTCTAACCGACAAGGGTTTCGCAGAGTTATTCCGCAAACGAATGGGGAATTCCTCGGAGGTGGAATATATTGAGCACACAGGAGCAGAAGGATAA
- the infB gene encoding translation initiation factor IF-2 gives MSTQEQKDKLRVYEYAKSLNMSSKEIITILKRLDVPVNNHMSVMENDAVSKVEKFFKDIKSNAEDKHVNATTKNTSADSTRPKIQQEKQVGMDTKTQNNSNSGNNKPQNGSSNSNRSNSSSSQSSNRPSTGSNNSSARTSSTSGPSSRQPSSASRPPSQSSSQNRQPSGQVRSAGSTGGNSSTSSNGNRNASGGAGNGNAGPKRNNSTGGGQGGGNRSGGGGGNRYGSNNGNRNNNGRGGKGRGKNQYSNQPPREKIDNTPKKIIVRGEMTVGETAKLLHKDASEVIKKLITSGVMATINQELDLDTIQLLASDYGVEVEIKIAVEDDRFETVEEVDDEADLSTRPPVVTIMGHVDHGKTTLLDAIRSTNVTGGEAGGITQHIGAYQVEINKKKITFLDTPGHEAFTAMRARGAQVTDITIIVVAADDGVMPQTVEAINHAKAAGLPIIVAVNKIDKPGANPDKVKQELTEYELVPEEWGGDTIFVNVSAKQRNGIEDLLEMILLVAEVNDYKANPDKRARGAVIEAELDKGRGPVVRVLVQNGTLKVGDAFVAGNCFGRIRAMVSDKGRRLKEAGPSTPVEITGLTEVPLAGDPFMVFEDERKARSIADKRAITHRQSELGANTRVTLDDLFQHIKDGEIKDLNVIIKGDVQGSVEALKGSLEKIEVEGVRVKIIHRGVGAINDSDIILAAASNAIVIGFNVRPDSQATQTAEQEKVDIRLHRVIYNAIEEIEQAMKGMLDPEYKEVVVGHAEVRSVFKISKVGAIAGCMVTSGKMVRAAESRLIRDGIVIFEGKLDSLKRFKDDAKEVAQGYECGITLDGYNDLKEGDIIEAFIMETVER, from the coding sequence TTGAGCACACAGGAGCAGAAGGATAAACTGAGAGTTTATGAATATGCGAAATCTCTCAATATGAGTAGTAAGGAAATCATTACGATCTTAAAAAGACTGGATGTACCGGTCAATAATCATATGAGTGTTATGGAAAATGATGCTGTATCCAAAGTGGAAAAGTTTTTTAAAGATATCAAATCCAATGCTGAGGATAAGCATGTCAATGCAACAACCAAAAACACGAGTGCGGATAGTACTCGTCCAAAAATTCAACAGGAAAAGCAGGTAGGTATGGATACGAAAACGCAGAACAACTCAAATAGTGGGAATAACAAACCCCAAAACGGTTCCTCTAACAGTAACCGTAGTAACTCGTCGTCTAGTCAATCAAGTAACCGTCCAAGTACGGGAAGCAATAACAGTAGTGCTAGAACATCTTCAACATCAGGACCAAGCAGCCGTCAACCAAGCAGCGCTTCTCGTCCACCATCTCAATCCAGCTCTCAAAACCGTCAACCTTCTGGTCAAGTAAGAAGTGCTGGTTCTACAGGTGGTAACAGCAGTACTAGCAGCAATGGTAACCGTAATGCTAGTGGCGGTGCTGGAAATGGTAATGCCGGTCCTAAACGCAACAACAGTACTGGTGGCGGTCAAGGCGGAGGCAATCGCTCCGGTGGCGGCGGTGGTAACCGTTATGGAAGCAACAACGGTAACCGTAACAATAACGGTCGTGGTGGTAAAGGTCGCGGCAAAAATCAATATAGCAACCAACCTCCTCGTGAGAAAATTGATAATACACCTAAGAAAATCATCGTTCGCGGTGAAATGACTGTTGGTGAAACAGCTAAATTGCTTCATAAAGATGCTTCAGAAGTTATCAAAAAGTTGATCACAAGTGGCGTAATGGCTACGATTAACCAAGAGCTTGATTTAGATACGATCCAGTTGCTTGCTAGTGACTATGGGGTAGAAGTCGAAATCAAAATCGCGGTTGAAGATGATCGTTTTGAAACGGTTGAAGAAGTCGATGATGAAGCTGATTTGAGCACACGTCCTCCAGTTGTAACTATTATGGGTCACGTCGATCATGGTAAAACAACATTGCTTGATGCGATTCGTTCTACGAATGTAACAGGTGGCGAAGCTGGTGGTATCACTCAGCATATCGGTGCATATCAAGTTGAAATCAACAAAAAGAAAATCACTTTCTTGGATACACCGGGTCACGAAGCATTTACAGCTATGCGTGCTCGTGGTGCACAAGTAACAGATATTACAATTATCGTAGTTGCAGCAGATGATGGCGTTATGCCACAGACAGTAGAAGCGATTAACCATGCGAAAGCAGCGGGTCTTCCTATTATTGTTGCTGTAAACAAAATCGATAAACCAGGCGCTAACCCTGATAAAGTAAAACAAGAATTAACAGAGTATGAATTGGTACCGGAAGAGTGGGGTGGAGATACAATCTTCGTGAATGTATCTGCAAAACAACGTAATGGTATCGAAGACTTGCTTGAAATGATCTTGTTGGTTGCTGAAGTCAATGATTACAAAGCAAACCCTGACAAACGTGCTCGTGGTGCAGTTATTGAAGCTGAACTAGATAAAGGTCGCGGTCCAGTAGTTCGTGTCCTTGTTCAAAACGGTACGCTTAAAGTTGGAGATGCTTTTGTAGCAGGTAACTGCTTCGGACGTATTCGTGCAATGGTAAGTGATAAAGGTCGTCGCCTCAAAGAAGCAGGTCCTTCTACACCAGTAGAAATTACAGGTCTGACTGAAGTTCCTTTAGCTGGAGATCCGTTCATGGTGTTTGAAGATGAGCGTAAAGCTCGTTCAATCGCTGACAAACGTGCGATTACACATCGCCAGTCTGAATTGGGTGCGAACACTCGCGTAACATTGGATGATCTTTTCCAACATATCAAAGATGGCGAAATCAAAGATCTTAACGTTATTATCAAAGGTGACGTTCAAGGTTCGGTTGAAGCTCTTAAAGGTTCGTTGGAAAAAATCGAAGTCGAAGGCGTTCGCGTCAAAATTATCCACCGTGGTGTAGGTGCGATTAACGATTCTGATATTATCCTTGCTGCTGCTTCTAATGCGATCGTTATTGGTTTTAACGTTCGTCCGGATAGCCAAGCAACACAAACAGCAGAACAAGAAAAAGTAGATATCCGTCTACATCGTGTTATCTATAATGCTATTGAAGAAATCGAGCAAGCTATGAAAGGCATGCTGGATCCAGAATATAAAGAAGTTGTTGTTGGTCACGCTGAAGTACGTAGCGTATTCAAAATCAGTAAAGTTGGAGCGATTGCAGGATGTATGGTTACTTCCGGTAAAATGGTTCGCGCTGCTGAAAGCCGTCTGATCCGCGATGGTATTGTTATCTTTGAAGGTAAACTTGATTCACTTAAACGTTTCAAAGACGATGCTAAAGAAGTGGCTCAAGGGTATGAATGTGGTATTACATTAGATGGCTACAATGACCTCAAAGAAGGCGACATTATCGAAGCATTCATAATGGAAACCGTAGAGCGCTAA
- the rbfA gene encoding 30S ribosome-binding factor RbfA, translating into MAKIRTGRVGEQIKKELSLLIQSEMKDPRIGFVTVTGVDVTNDLSQAEVYLSVMGDEEQKANSLKGIEKATGFLRSELGKRIRLRHTPELIFKIDESIAYGSRIEELLGEIKKDETNE; encoded by the coding sequence ATGGCTAAAATCCGAACAGGTAGAGTCGGAGAACAAATCAAAAAAGAATTAAGCTTGCTTATTCAAAGTGAAATGAAAGACCCGCGTATCGGTTTTGTAACGGTAACAGGTGTAGATGTCACTAATGATCTATCACAAGCTGAGGTATACCTTAGTGTGATGGGTGATGAAGAGCAAAAAGCAAATTCTTTAAAAGGTATCGAAAAAGCAACAGGATTCCTTCGTTCTGAATTGGGCAAACGTATCCGTTTGCGTCACACTCCTGAGTTGATTTTCAAAATCGACGAGTCGATTGCTTATGGCAGTCGTATCGAAGAACTTTTGGGTGAGATCAAAAAAGACGAAACGAACGAATAA
- a CDS encoding DHH family phosphoesterase — protein sequence MQTYEQGLLNAKAFIEEHDDFLVVSHVQPDGDAVSSTVVVGWLLSCLGKKFTLVNEGPIPKRMHYLTLSDQIIDQQADGSERQYQHVICVDCADFKRVGLVSHWMSDTASILNIDHHPTNDNYGEVNLIKADAAATAEILYDWIECFDVKWTTEVAEAIYTGLLTDTGGFRYSSTSPKVMEIASRLLDLGVNGPYLAETLLEEVTLPQVKVLGMALSTLQLSEDGKIAHVHVTPEHMIIAGADNEDLEGIVNYPRNIQGVEVGIFFKVIDDHAVKASLRSAGKVNVAAVAQHFGGGGHIKAAGCRLEGTLEEVTAQVIQQVKESL from the coding sequence ATGCAGACCTATGAACAGGGGCTTCTGAATGCGAAAGCATTTATTGAGGAGCACGATGATTTTCTAGTGGTTTCGCATGTTCAGCCGGACGGAGACGCAGTCAGTTCCACTGTAGTAGTGGGCTGGCTTCTGTCTTGTCTAGGCAAAAAATTCACACTAGTGAATGAAGGACCGATTCCCAAAAGAATGCACTATTTAACTTTGTCTGATCAGATTATTGATCAACAAGCAGATGGTAGTGAACGTCAATATCAACATGTTATTTGTGTAGATTGTGCAGATTTCAAACGTGTCGGTTTAGTTAGCCATTGGATGAGCGATACAGCTTCTATTTTAAATATAGATCATCACCCAACCAATGATAATTATGGCGAAGTAAATCTGATCAAAGCAGATGCAGCCGCAACTGCTGAAATTTTATATGACTGGATTGAATGTTTTGATGTGAAATGGACGACAGAAGTAGCAGAAGCTATTTATACTGGTCTGTTAACAGATACAGGTGGATTCCGTTATTCTAGTACTTCTCCTAAAGTGATGGAGATTGCTTCACGATTACTTGATCTTGGTGTAAATGGACCTTATTTAGCAGAAACGTTGTTAGAAGAAGTGACTTTACCACAAGTAAAAGTATTAGGGATGGCATTATCGACATTACAATTAAGTGAAGATGGCAAAATTGCTCATGTCCATGTTACACCTGAACATATGATTATAGCTGGAGCCGATAATGAAGACTTAGAAGGTATTGTTAACTATCCTCGCAATATTCAAGGCGTCGAAGTTGGTATCTTTTTCAAAGTGATTGATGATCATGCTGTCAAAGCAAGTCTCCGTTCTGCAGGTAAAGTGAATGTGGCAGCCGTTGCTCAACATTTTGGCGGTGGAGGCCATATCAAAGCTGCAGGTTGCCGTTTGGAGGGTACTCTGGAAGAAGTTACAGCACAGGTGATCCAGCAGGTGAAGGAGTCATTATGA